A single region of the Glycine max cultivar Williams 82 chromosome 20, Glycine_max_v4.0, whole genome shotgun sequence genome encodes:
- the LOC100784929 gene encoding lipid phosphate phosphatase 1-like isoform X1 — MEPVSRANFFSFQRFWLPFQGQGGMRQQVDPSAHTIKSHGASLARKHARDWLILLLLIVIEIVLFVIHPFKRFVGRDMMEDLRYPMKENTVPVWAVPLYAVLLPMAVFLLFYMRRRDVYDLHHSVLGLLFAVLITGVFTDAIKNAVGRPRPDFYWRCFPDGVENYDSWGGVVCHGNASDIKEGHKSFPSGHTSWSFAGLGFLSLYLSGKIKAFDRKGHVAKLCIVFLPLLVACLVAISRVDDYWHHWQDVFAGGILGLVVATFCYMQFFPAPYNDEGWGPYAYFRAMEESRANANINRELPVGQAMEDRVTNQEPRRNGDTTFTPYSYRSPTLEAMEMGQK, encoded by the exons ATGGAGCCGGTGTCGCGTGCTAATTTCTTTTCATTCCAAAGATTTTGGCTACCGTTTCAG GGACAGGGAGGGATGAGGCAGCAAGTTGATCCCTCGGCTCACACAATCAAGTCCCATGGAGCATCACTTGCAAGAAAACACGCTCGTGATTGGCTTATATTGCTGCTTCTCATAGTGATAGAGATTGTCCTTTTTGTCATTCATCCATTTAAACGCTTTGTGGGAAGGGACATGATGGAGGACCTTAGATATCCTATGAAAGAAAACACGGTGCCTGTATGGGCTGTTCCT TTATATGCGGTTCTGTTGCCAATGGCCgttttccttctcttctatATGCGCAGGAGAGATGTTTATGATTTGCACCACAGTGTTCTAG GTTTGTTATTTGCTGTTCTGATAACTGGGGTCTTCACCGATGCAATAAAAAATGCAGTTGGCCGGCCTCGCCCAGACTTCTATTGGCGTTGCTTCCCCGATGGGGTAGAG AATTATGATAGTTGGGGAGGTGTGGTATGTCATGGCAATGCTAGCGATATAAAAGAAGGACACAAGAGTTTCCCAAGCGGCCATACATCAT GGTCCTTTGCAGGTCTAGGTTTTCTGTCTCTGTACCTATCGGGGAAGATTAAAGCTTTTGATCGCAAAGGGCACGTGGCAAAATTATGCATTGTGTTTCTTCCTCTACTTGTTGCTTGCCTAGTTGCAATCTCTCGAGTGGATGACTATTGGCACCATTGGCAAGATGTGTTTGCCGGAGGCATTCtag GGCTTGTTGTGGCAACCTTTTGTTATATGCAGTTCTTCCCTGCGCCCTATAATGATGAAG GATGGGGTCCATATGCATATTTCCGGGCAATGGAGGAATCACGAGCGAATGCAAATATTAATCGGGAATTACCAGTTGGGCAGGCCATGGAGGATCGGGTAACGAATCAAGAACCAAGGAGAAATGGTGATACCACCTTTACCCCTTACTCTTACCGTAGCCCAACCTTGGAAGCCATGGAAATGGGACAGAAGTAA